A genomic window from Vitis riparia cultivar Riparia Gloire de Montpellier isolate 1030 chromosome 18, EGFV_Vit.rip_1.0, whole genome shotgun sequence includes:
- the LOC117905546 gene encoding uncharacterized protein LOC117905546, with product MTDRVVRSLGTGRFLDWKALNACGSAGGILICWDKRALELLEWEVGQFSLSCRFRTMENGVIWAFTGVYGPFTRLEREWLWEEVGAIRGIWEGPWCLGGDFNITLAQGERSRQGRMTSAMRRFAEVVDDLGLVDLHLQGGAFTWSGGLNNMSRARLDRFLVSPCWLDQFSRVSQRRLPRPISDHYPVLLEGGSWRRGPTPFRFENMWFKVEGFKELIRSWWQGIEVRGSASFRLSVKMKELKQKLKVWNREEFGNLGRNKEAAIQQVEYWDRVKEERSLSMEEVACKKKANEDYAKWVDLEETHWRQVSRELWMKAGDRNTRYFHRMASAHRRVNHMDELKLMGLG from the coding sequence ATGACTGATAGGGTGGTGAGAAGTCTAGGGACAGGTAGATTTTTGGATTGGAAGGCCTTGAATGCGTGTGGCTCGGCTGGGGGTATTCTGATCTGTTGGGATAAAAGAGCTTTGGAGTTGCTGGAGTGGGAGGTGGGGCAGTTCTCTTTATCCTGTAGATTCAGGACAATGGAGAATGGGGTGATTTGGGCTTTTACGGGGGTTTATGGCCCTTTCACTAGACTTGAAAGGGAGTGGCTTTGGGAAGAAGTAGGGGCAATCAGAGGTATTTGGGAGGGGCCTTGGTGTCTAGGTGGTGACTTCAACATTACCCTGGCTCAAGGTGAGAGAAGTAGGCAAGGGAGAATGACTTCagctatgaggaggtttgcGGAAGTGGTAGATGATCTAGGCCTGGTGGACCTTCATCTACAAGGGGGTGCATTCACGTGGTCTGGGGGCCTGAATAACATGTCAAGGGCCCGTCTAGATAGATTCCTGGTCTCTCCTTGTTGGTTGGATCAATTCAGTAGGGTGAGTCAGCGGAGACTTCCCAGGCCGATTTCGGACCACTATCCAGTTTTATTAGAGGGGGGTAGTTGGAGGAGAGGGCCTACACCcttcagatttgaaaatatgtggtttaAAGTAGAGGGGTTTAAGGAATTAATCCGGAGTTGGTGGCAGGGGATAGAGGTCAGGGGCAGTGCCAGTTTTAGATTATCGGTGAAAATGAAGGAACTGAAGCAGAAGCTTAAAGTTTGGAATAGGGAGGAGTTTGGTAATCTGGGAAGGAACAAGGAGGCTGCGATTCAACAAGTGGAGTATTGGGACAGAGTAAAGGAGGAAAGGAGCTTGTCTATGGAGGAAGTAGCTTGTAAGAAGAAAGCCAATGAGGATTATGCTAAGTGGGTTGATCTGGAAGAAACTCACTGGAGGCAAGTGTCTAGGGAACTTTGGATGAAGGCAGGTGATAGGAATACAAGATATTTCCACCGTATGGCGTCTGCTCATAGGAGAGTCAATCACATGGACGAGTTAAAATTGATGGGGTTAGGTTGA